One genomic region from Nostoc sphaeroides encodes:
- a CDS encoding iron uptake porin, translating to MSNILWKSLVVSPAVLGATLLVSATAIAAPNKTTVVSPAAQAGVTEVTQQPEILAQTTIDQVNRYSNEGNQNNSQSQVTSVSQFSDVQPTDWAFQALQSLVERYGCIAGYPNATYRGNRALTRYEFAAGLNACLDRVNELIATATADLVTKQDLATLQRLQEEFSAELATLRGRVDSLEARTAELEANQFSTTTKLVGEAIFAVSDAFGGNTGDANNTVFQNRVRLDLQTSFTGRDILHTRLAAGNAQAFSLVGNGGVGINGGVGNSAEGTQTFQVGAGTGNNSVSIDRLTYEAPIGPAQVYLAASGGRHSHYAAVNNPYFFDQTDGGNGALSAFASESPIYRIGGGAGIALNLPLGQGGGILGNSSITAGYLASEANNPALSSGLTNGDYAALGQLNFSVGDRVALAATYVHAYNGAGGNLFDSGTASNVNTNTALGARSFAVGTEQSNTLRNAGSSNSYGVSAAFRPSNKLSVSGFVSYHDVTGGGIDDDYEAWSYGAGVALADFGKQGNVLGFFAGAQPYSFNRLGVAAGNDVPYQFEGFYKYRVSDNISVTPGVIWLTSPGQNSANDDAIIGTLRTTFSF from the coding sequence ATGTCTAATATATTGTGGAAATCCTTAGTGGTTAGCCCAGCAGTTTTGGGAGCAACATTGTTAGTTTCCGCAACAGCAATTGCGGCCCCAAACAAAACAACTGTTGTATCACCAGCCGCACAAGCAGGTGTAACTGAAGTTACCCAACAGCCAGAAATATTGGCTCAAACAACCATTGATCAAGTTAATCGCTACAGCAACGAAGGCAACCAAAATAACTCTCAGTCTCAAGTAACATCTGTTTCTCAATTTTCCGACGTACAACCCACCGACTGGGCATTCCAAGCATTGCAGTCCTTGGTTGAGCGCTATGGTTGTATTGCAGGTTACCCAAATGCTACTTATCGCGGTAATCGTGCTTTGACTCGTTATGAATTTGCTGCTGGTTTGAACGCCTGTTTGGATCGGGTTAACGAATTGATTGCCACAGCAACAGCTGACTTAGTTACTAAACAAGATTTAGCTACCTTACAACGGTTACAAGAAGAATTTTCGGCAGAATTGGCAACCCTACGCGGTCGCGTAGATTCCCTAGAAGCGCGGACTGCTGAATTGGAAGCTAATCAGTTCTCCACTACTACCAAACTAGTCGGTGAAGCTATTTTTGCTGTTAGTGATGCCTTTGGCGGTAACACTGGCGATGCTAATAATACTGTCTTCCAAAACAGAGTCCGTTTAGACTTACAAACCAGCTTCACTGGTAGAGACATTTTGCACACCCGTCTCGCAGCCGGTAATGCACAAGCCTTTTCACTAGTAGGTAACGGTGGTGTTGGTATCAACGGTGGTGTTGGTAATAGTGCTGAAGGCACACAAACATTTCAAGTTGGTGCTGGTACTGGTAACAACAGTGTCAGTATAGATCGTTTAACCTATGAAGCTCCCATAGGCCCAGCCCAAGTTTATCTTGCGGCAAGTGGTGGACGACACAGCCATTATGCTGCTGTTAACAACCCTTACTTTTTCGACCAAACTGACGGTGGGAATGGTGCTTTGTCTGCCTTTGCTTCTGAAAGTCCCATTTATCGTATTGGTGGCGGTGCAGGTATAGCGCTGAATCTACCTCTTGGTCAAGGTGGCGGCATTCTGGGAAATAGTTCAATAACTGCGGGTTACTTAGCATCGGAAGCTAATAATCCTGCTCTTAGTTCAGGTCTGACTAACGGCGACTATGCAGCTCTTGGACAGTTAAACTTTAGTGTTGGCGATCGCGTGGCTTTAGCTGCGACCTATGTTCACGCATATAATGGCGCAGGTGGCAATTTATTCGACTCAGGTACTGCATCAAACGTAAATACAAATACTGCTTTGGGAGCAAGATCTTTTGCAGTAGGTACTGAACAATCTAACACTTTACGAAATGCAGGTTCCAGCAACTCCTATGGTGTGTCGGCTGCCTTTAGACCCAGCAACAAGCTGTCAGTTAGTGGCTTCGTCTCTTACCACGATGTCACAGGCGGTGGTATTGATGATGATTATGAAGCTTGGTCATACGGCGCTGGTGTTGCTTTAGCTGATTTTGGTAAACAGGGTAACGTTCTAGGTTTCTTTGCTGGTGCACAGCCCTATTCCTTTAACCGGTTAGGTGTTGCTGCTGGTAATGATGTACCTTATCAATTTGAAGGCTTCTACAAGTATCGCGTGTCGGATAACATCTCTGTTACCCCTGGTGTAATTTGGTTGACCTCTCCTGGTCAAAATAGCGCTAACGACGATGCAATTATCGGTACGCTCAGAACAACTTTCAGCTTCTAG
- the cysK gene encoding cysteine synthase A, translating to MRIAHNITELVGRTPLVQLNRIPQTEGCVAKIVVKLESMNPSASVKDRIGVSMINAAEAEGLITPGKTILVEPTSGNTGIALAMVAAAKGYRLILTMPETMSAERRAMLRAYGAELELTPGMEGMSGAIGRAQQMVNTMPNTYMLQQFRNPANAKVHQETTAIEIWEDTDGQVDMIVAGVGTGGTIAGVAEVIKARKPSFKAIAVEPANSPVLSGGRPGAHKIQGIGAGFIPQVLKIKLIDEVITVTDEEAIAYSRRLAKEEGLLSGISSGAALCAAIRVAQRQENKGRLIVMIQPSFGERYLSTPLFQDLETRLAASIS from the coding sequence ATGCGAATTGCTCATAATATTACAGAACTGGTTGGTCGTACACCCCTGGTGCAGTTGAACCGCATTCCCCAAACAGAAGGATGTGTTGCAAAAATTGTGGTGAAACTGGAAAGTATGAACCCATCGGCATCAGTCAAAGATCGGATTGGGGTGAGTATGATTAACGCCGCCGAAGCAGAGGGACTGATTACTCCTGGGAAGACAATATTGGTAGAACCTACCTCTGGAAACACAGGGATTGCCTTGGCAATGGTAGCAGCAGCTAAAGGTTATCGGTTAATTTTGACAATGCCAGAGACAATGAGTGCGGAGCGACGGGCAATGTTGCGGGCTTATGGAGCAGAACTGGAACTAACGCCAGGGATGGAAGGCATGAGTGGGGCAATTGGGCGGGCGCAACAAATGGTTAATACGATGCCAAATACTTATATGTTGCAGCAGTTCCGCAATCCAGCTAATGCAAAAGTGCATCAGGAAACTACAGCTATTGAAATTTGGGAAGATACCGATGGACAAGTAGATATGATCGTTGCAGGGGTGGGTACAGGTGGTACGATCGCTGGTGTAGCAGAAGTGATTAAAGCACGCAAGCCTAGTTTTAAGGCGATCGCAGTTGAACCAGCCAATAGCCCAGTTTTATCTGGGGGACGGCCAGGGGCACACAAAATTCAAGGAATTGGGGCTGGGTTTATTCCCCAAGTTCTTAAGATAAAATTGATTGATGAAGTGATTACCGTCACCGATGAAGAAGCGATCGCTTATAGTCGGCGGTTGGCGAAAGAAGAAGGGCTACTATCTGGTATTTCCAGTGGAGCAGCTTTATGTGCAGCAATTCGCGTCGCCCAACGTCAAGAAAATAAGGGACGTTTAATTGTGATGATTCAGCCCAGTTTTGGTGAGAGGTATTTGAGTACACCGTTGTTCCAAGACCTGGAAACAAGGTTAGCCGCTAGCATCAGCTAA
- a CDS encoding J domain-containing protein, whose protein sequence is MVNSKHVSNHYETLKVSPSASQAEIKQAYRRLVKLFHPDTNQESADQEQIIRINAAYEVLGDNQNRRDYDQQLQDDSQKLNSDRQQRTASAQKHYQTTRKTGRDVDEQVEEWLRQVYQPVNRLLCTILYSLEEQMEQLAADPFDDELLDEFQEYLKACRDDLKQAQITFRSLPNPRSLARTAAHLYYSLDQVGDGLDELGYFPLNYDERYLHTGHELFRIATRLHCEAQASVT, encoded by the coding sequence ATGGTCAATTCTAAGCACGTTTCTAACCATTACGAAACTCTCAAAGTTAGTCCAAGTGCAAGCCAAGCGGAGATTAAGCAAGCCTATCGCCGCTTGGTTAAGTTATTTCATCCTGACACTAATCAGGAAAGTGCCGATCAAGAGCAGATAATCCGCATCAATGCAGCTTATGAAGTCTTAGGCGACAACCAAAATCGCCGTGATTATGACCAACAACTGCAAGATGACTCTCAAAAATTAAATAGCGATCGCCAACAGCGTACAGCATCAGCACAAAAGCATTACCAGACAACACGAAAAACTGGACGCGATGTTGACGAGCAAGTTGAGGAATGGCTACGCCAAGTTTACCAACCAGTAAATCGCTTGCTTTGTACTATTCTCTATTCGTTAGAAGAACAAATGGAGCAATTAGCTGCTGATCCTTTTGATGATGAGTTGTTAGATGAATTTCAAGAATATTTAAAAGCCTGTCGAGATGACCTCAAGCAGGCACAAATTACTTTTCGCTCCCTACCGAATCCCCGTAGTTTAGCAAGAACAGCCGCTCACCTCTACTACAGCCTCGATCAAGTAGGAGATGGACTCGATGAATTAGGTTATTTTCCTTTGAACTACGATGAGCGTTATTTACACACGGGTCATGAACTATTTCGTATAGCTACAAGATTGCACTGTGAGGCACAAGCATCTGTTACATAG
- a CDS encoding 6-carboxytetrahydropterin synthase translates to MQCIVNRRAQFSASHRYWLPELSEAENIEKFGACSRFPGHGHNYVLFISLAGELDEYGMVLNLSDVKHVIKREVTSQLDFSYLNDAWAEFQQTLPTTENIARIIWQRLAPHLPLVRVQLFEHPELWADYTGNEMEAYLTISTHFSAAHRLAHPNLSNEENTEIYGKCARPHGHGHNYHLEVTVKGEIDPRTGMIVDLGALNQVIEDYVVEPFDHTFLNKDISYFAEVVPTAENIALYISNLLRSPIQELGAKLYKVKLIESPNNSCEIYCTESESNSVSAAANQPVLASV, encoded by the coding sequence ATGCAATGTATTGTTAACCGCCGCGCCCAGTTTTCGGCAAGTCATCGTTATTGGTTGCCAGAACTGAGTGAAGCTGAGAATATTGAGAAATTTGGTGCTTGCTCTAGATTTCCTGGACACGGGCATAATTATGTCTTATTTATTTCCCTAGCCGGGGAATTAGATGAATATGGCATGGTGCTGAACTTGTCTGATGTGAAACACGTAATTAAACGGGAAGTTACTAGTCAATTGGACTTCTCTTATCTCAACGATGCGTGGGCAGAATTTCAACAAACTCTGCCTACCACTGAGAATATTGCACGGATTATTTGGCAGCGACTAGCACCACACTTGCCTTTAGTCCGTGTACAGTTATTTGAACATCCTGAACTTTGGGCAGATTATACGGGAAACGAAATGGAAGCCTACCTCACTATCAGTACTCACTTTAGCGCCGCCCATCGGCTAGCTCATCCTAACCTCAGTAACGAAGAAAATACTGAAATTTATGGTAAGTGCGCTCGTCCTCACGGTCACGGACACAACTATCATTTAGAAGTCACTGTGAAAGGGGAAATTGACCCACGGACTGGCATGATTGTTGATTTAGGGGCTTTGAACCAAGTAATAGAAGATTATGTGGTTGAGCCATTCGATCATACCTTTTTAAACAAAGACATTTCTTACTTTGCTGAAGTTGTGCCCACTGCTGAGAATATCGCACTTTATATTAGTAATTTACTGCGATCGCCTATTCAAGAATTGGGAGCTAAACTTTACAAAGTGAAACTGATTGAAAGTCCCAACAACTCCTGCGAAATCTATTGTACTGAGTCTGAATCAAATTCAGTCAGCGCAGCCGCGAATCAGCCAGTATTGGCAAGCGTTTAG
- a CDS encoding Uma2 family endonuclease, with protein MQTTPVRWTTADLELFAGDRRNRYEIIDGELFVTKSPSWDHQSSCGNIVTVLNNWSDETDLGKAAIAPGIIFSDSDNVIPDVVWASHERLKNLLDEAGHLTGAPELVVEVLSPGEKNEKRDKETKLKLYSVQGVQEYWICDSIQKKVEVYRREQAALKLAATLFSQDELTSPLLPGFKCLVSKLF; from the coding sequence ATGCAAACAACTCCAGTGCGTTGGACGACTGCTGATTTAGAACTATTTGCTGGCGATCGCAGAAATCGCTATGAGATTATTGATGGAGAACTATTTGTGACCAAATCACCTAGTTGGGATCATCAATCAAGTTGTGGCAATATTGTTACAGTTCTTAACAATTGGTCAGATGAAACTGATTTAGGTAAAGCTGCGATCGCACCTGGAATTATTTTCTCAGATTCTGACAATGTGATCCCTGATGTGGTATGGGCAAGTCATGAACGCTTAAAAAACTTATTAGATGAAGCTGGACACCTCACGGGCGCACCGGAGTTAGTTGTAGAGGTTTTATCCCCCGGCGAAAAAAACGAGAAACGCGACAAAGAAACAAAGCTAAAGCTGTACTCGGTGCAAGGGGTTCAAGAATATTGGATTTGCGATTCTATACAGAAGAAAGTTGAGGTTTATCGCCGTGAACAGGCTGCATTAAAGTTAGCAGCTACTTTATTTAGTCAAGATGAGTTAACAAGTCCTTTGCTACCTGGTTTCAAGTGCTTAGTTAGTAAACTTTTTTAG
- a CDS encoding PrsW family intramembrane metalloprotease: MVDFSLLLWAAIPPLLLLGYYYCRVPFAPPLLKLLMFFIIGAISGILALSLEWIFEIVVNRVVDWHQIKLCLPTSRCASTLPGIALRQLLEVGPIEEGCKFVAVVVPIYYLQRKYRLFASTVFLFTIAVALGFTAEENWIYLFYDTASILDRTIGMPVHAMFSAPWGYALGIYISSNTRLNRDKKFIFRAWLNSVICHALVNVLSSAWRYSLPLGFLSYGLFPFLLWMFWRLEQLLRKVQGKPAITLISGHTPQHRYWQRSLALFALVMGGNAIFGLFLLARILSPLSPSKLFDADILWFIISRFSLNLFFGVLAWGIYRYLRHSARRRYF, from the coding sequence GTGGTTGATTTTTCTCTACTGCTTTGGGCAGCAATACCACCTTTGCTGCTGCTAGGCTACTACTACTGTAGAGTGCCATTTGCCCCACCTTTGTTAAAGTTGCTGATGTTCTTTATCATCGGTGCAATATCTGGTATCTTAGCCCTTAGTCTCGAATGGATTTTTGAAATTGTAGTCAACAGGGTTGTAGACTGGCATCAGATCAAGCTATGTCTGCCGACAAGTCGTTGCGCCTCAACACTCCCTGGAATAGCGTTGCGGCAGCTTTTGGAAGTAGGCCCAATTGAAGAAGGCTGCAAGTTTGTAGCAGTTGTTGTCCCAATCTACTATTTACAACGCAAGTATCGATTATTTGCATCTACCGTTTTCCTCTTCACCATAGCCGTTGCCCTTGGATTCACTGCCGAAGAGAATTGGATTTACCTTTTCTACGATACAGCATCAATTCTAGACCGTACTATCGGTATGCCAGTCCACGCCATGTTCTCTGCACCTTGGGGATATGCTTTAGGAATCTATATTTCCTCTAACACTCGGTTAAATCGAGACAAAAAGTTTATTTTTAGGGCTTGGCTAAATTCTGTAATCTGTCATGCCCTAGTTAATGTCTTATCAAGTGCTTGGCGTTACTCACTACCTTTAGGTTTCCTGAGTTATGGTTTATTCCCGTTTCTCTTGTGGATGTTTTGGCGACTAGAACAATTACTGCGAAAAGTCCAAGGCAAACCCGCCATTACTCTGATTTCAGGCCATACACCGCAACATCGTTACTGGCAGAGGAGTTTAGCGCTGTTTGCCCTCGTAATGGGTGGAAATGCTATTTTTGGGCTGTTTCTCTTAGCCAGGATTCTTAGTCCCTTGAGTCCGTCAAAGCTTTTTGATGCTGATATTTTGTGGTTTATAATTAGTCGCTTTTCACTAAATCTCTTTTTCGGAGTTTTAGCTTGGGGCATTTATCGGTATTTGCGACATTCCGCTCGTCGTCGGTATTTTTAA
- a CDS encoding class I SAM-dependent methyltransferase: MTVAVNTTPGFASRLVNGVLAIKPLANLAKHQARQMMIKRAERIGVPWTQEVKTLQARDWKADLAQVENPQLSYPDYYVTSFHAYETGNLSWQAAFEVEPAAYAVHAKILQGAEEAQGDPMLRQSYHNILKSQIPNEPQDILDVGCSVGLSSFALQAVYPHAKITGLDLSPYFLAVANYRAGQRQAKINWLHAQAESTGLPDASFDLVSIFLMCHELPQSPTRQILAEMRRLLRPGGYLAIMDMNPKSEVYQKMPAYILTLLKSTEPYLDEYFGLDIEQAIVEAGFQTPTITNNTHRHRTAIAQVSG; encoded by the coding sequence ATGACCGTTGCCGTAAATACTACTCCTGGCTTCGCTTCCCGCTTGGTAAATGGCGTACTGGCAATCAAACCTTTAGCCAACCTAGCCAAGCACCAAGCTAGACAAATGATGATTAAACGTGCCGAAAGAATTGGCGTGCCTTGGACGCAAGAAGTCAAAACTCTACAAGCGCGTGATTGGAAGGCTGATTTAGCTCAAGTAGAAAATCCTCAGCTTTCCTACCCCGATTACTACGTCACCTCATTCCATGCTTACGAAACCGGAAATCTCAGTTGGCAAGCCGCTTTTGAGGTAGAACCTGCTGCTTACGCTGTCCACGCTAAGATTTTGCAGGGCGCTGAAGAAGCCCAAGGCGATCCCATGCTGCGCCAAAGTTACCACAATATCCTGAAAAGTCAAATTCCCAATGAGCCGCAAGACATCTTAGATGTAGGGTGTAGTGTTGGCTTGAGCAGTTTTGCCCTACAAGCAGTTTATCCCCATGCCAAAATTACAGGCTTAGACTTATCTCCCTACTTCTTAGCCGTTGCCAATTACCGCGCTGGGCAACGTCAAGCTAAAATAAACTGGCTTCATGCCCAAGCGGAATCTACCGGGCTACCTGATGCCTCTTTTGATTTAGTTTCCATTTTCCTGATGTGCCACGAATTACCCCAATCGCCAACCCGACAGATTTTAGCTGAAATGCGGCGCTTGCTGCGTCCGGGTGGCTACTTGGCAATCATGGATATGAATCCAAAATCTGAAGTTTACCAAAAAATGCCAGCCTACATTTTGACTTTGCTCAAAAGTACAGAACCGTATTTAGATGAATATTTCGGTTTGGACATTGAGCAAGCTATTGTTGAGGCAGGTTTCCAAACTCCCACAATCACTAATAATACCCACCGTCACCGCACAGCGATCGCTCAGGTGAGTGGTTGA
- a CDS encoding DUF3352 domain-containing protein → MPESKSKFLIAAVGAAVVVAGSIAAYTYFKAPSGGSSDALGSAKLVPSTALMATYITTDSQAWAKLQQFGTPEAQKLVAKGLENFNKQVFSDSNVSYEKDIKPWAGGVMIAVLPPNQGKPAQLKAPNAPINIQQESNILIIVGITDKLSALNFANKLKSQKGLKFQESDYKGQKIIETTENSKPTYSVVLNNSHLVLAPEKQAVEKAIDTFKGESSFASKEGASSILNKGVDVKNSLAQIYVPDYAGMVQQLAAGSPQAKQLPPQALAQLKQIKSVVAGVGVDDAGVRVKAIANLDPQLNKFQYQSSPGNIVGQFPTGTFALISGNGISRGWETLVEESKNYPEMKQGLEQVRGQLKFFNIDLDKDIFGWMNGEFAFGAIPSNQGVLANVGFGGALVFDTSDRKTAEATLTKLDTLAKTQQIEIANRNIGGKDVTEWQIPRQGALLSHGWLDQDTVFVALGGPVAEAISDRKNPSLDNSDTFKAVTGSLQKPNGGYFYLDMDKTQTVPLLKSLISSDANAITILSSIRGLGFTANSPDKSISELEMLLALKPIAK, encoded by the coding sequence ATGCCTGAAAGTAAATCCAAGTTTCTCATTGCTGCTGTTGGTGCTGCTGTAGTTGTAGCAGGAAGTATCGCGGCTTACACGTATTTTAAAGCCCCATCAGGAGGTAGCTCAGACGCTCTAGGCAGCGCTAAACTAGTACCTTCAACAGCATTGATGGCAACTTATATTACTACTGACTCTCAAGCCTGGGCAAAGTTACAGCAGTTTGGCACTCCAGAAGCACAAAAATTAGTAGCAAAAGGTCTGGAAAATTTCAATAAGCAAGTTTTCAGTGACAGCAACGTTTCTTATGAAAAAGACATAAAGCCTTGGGCTGGTGGTGTAATGATTGCTGTATTACCACCTAATCAGGGGAAACCGGCGCAGTTGAAAGCACCTAATGCGCCAATCAATATACAGCAGGAATCAAATATCTTGATAATAGTGGGAATCACAGACAAACTCAGTGCCTTGAATTTTGCTAACAAATTAAAGTCACAAAAAGGACTAAAATTTCAGGAATCTGACTATAAAGGTCAAAAAATTATAGAAACTACAGAAAATAGCAAGCCGACATATAGCGTAGTTTTAAATAATAGTCACTTAGTATTAGCGCCCGAAAAACAAGCTGTAGAAAAAGCAATTGACACCTTTAAAGGAGAGTCTTCTTTTGCCAGTAAAGAAGGTGCAAGCAGCATCCTCAATAAAGGAGTGGATGTCAAAAACAGCCTCGCCCAAATTTATGTACCAGACTATGCCGGCATGGTACAGCAATTAGCAGCCGGAAGCCCGCAGGCAAAGCAGTTACCTCCCCAAGCGCTGGCGCAACTCAAGCAGATAAAATCAGTGGTGGCGGGTGTTGGTGTTGATGATGCGGGAGTGCGGGTAAAAGCGATCGCTAATTTAGATCCGCAATTAAATAAATTTCAGTATCAATCAAGTCCAGGAAATATAGTTGGGCAATTTCCCACTGGTACTTTTGCTCTGATTAGTGGAAATGGTATCAGCCGTGGCTGGGAAACACTAGTAGAAGAGTCAAAAAATTATCCAGAAATGAAACAAGGTCTTGAACAGGTGCGAGGACAACTGAAATTTTTCAATATTGACCTGGATAAGGATATTTTTGGCTGGATGAATGGAGAATTTGCCTTTGGTGCGATTCCATCTAATCAAGGGGTGCTAGCAAATGTTGGTTTTGGGGGTGCTTTAGTATTTGATACTAGCGATCGCAAAACTGCTGAAGCCACCTTAACGAAATTGGATACCCTTGCCAAAACCCAACAAATCGAAATTGCCAACAGAAATATCGGTGGGAAAGACGTAACGGAATGGCAAATCCCCAGACAGGGAGCTTTATTGTCACATGGTTGGCTCGATCAAGATACTGTATTTGTAGCTCTTGGTGGCCCAGTTGCTGAAGCGATTAGCGATCGCAAAAATCCATCTCTTGACAATAGCGATACCTTCAAAGCCGTTACGGGTTCTTTGCAAAAGCCCAACGGCGGCTATTTCTACCTGGATATGGACAAAACTCAAACTGTGCCCTTGCTCAAGAGTTTAATCTCATCTGACGCCAATGCTATCACCATCTTGAGTTCCATTCGTGGTCTTGGTTTTACCGCTAATAGCCCTGATAAATCTATCAGTGAATTGGAGATGTTGTTAGCTCTCAAGCCTATTGCAAAATAG